In a genomic window of Muntiacus reevesi chromosome 1, mMunRee1.1, whole genome shotgun sequence:
- the MTX1 gene encoding LOW QUALITY PROTEIN: metaxin-1 (The sequence of the model RefSeq protein was modified relative to this genomic sequence to represent the inferred CDS: deleted 1 base in 1 codon): MRLGGPPRSPRSGASPEGPQSSPDVLQICESPQNQSWSTKSPSPAPTASSGVQGSPPSGCSDSPRRGGLRILPPFGRHLWIRRRPPSSEALGSAPRRFQAASRAWTSRALLTASPGSRSAEREGGGSTQGRAEAQGEVLPGQRAGKMAAPMELFCWSGGWGLPSVDLDSLAVLTYARFTGAPLKVHKITNPWRSPSGTLPALRTSHGEVISVPHKIITHLRKEQQATDWAQARGPPQEKLLALPLLRSEVKKYNADYDLSARQGADTLAFMSLLEEKLLPVLIHTFWVDAKNYVEVTRKWYAEAMPFPLNFFLPGRMQRQYMERLQLLCGEHRPGDEEELEKELYQEARECLTLLSQRLGSQKFFFGDAPASLDAFVFSYLALLQQAKLPSGKLQAHLRGLHNLCAYCTHILSLYFPWEGAEAPPPRQTPANPETEEEPYRRRNQILTVLAGLAAMAGYALLSGIVSIQRAPSARAPGTQALGMAEEDEEE; encoded by the exons ATGCGGCTCGGGGGACCCCCCCGCAGCCCCCGCTCGGGGGCC AGCCCTGAGGGGCCCCAGAGCAGCCCAGACGTCTTGCAGATTTGCGAGAGCCCCCAGAACCAGTCATGGAGCACaaaatccccttctcctgctcccacCGCGTCCTCGGGTGTTCAGGGCTCCCCTCCATCGGGGTGCTCTGATTCTCCAAGGCGTGGAGGGCTGAGGATCCTTCCCCCCTTCGGGAGGCACCTCTGGATCAGGCGGCGGCCGCCCTCCTCAGAAGCCCTCGGCTCCGCCCCACGCCGTTTTCAGGCCGCCTCTCGGGCCTGGACAAGCCGCGCCCTCCTGACAGCCTCCCCTGGGTCTCGATCTGCCGAAAGGGAGGGGGGCGGATCCACACAGGGGAGGGCTGAAGCGCAGGGGGAGGTGCTTCCGGGACAGAGGGCAGGCAAGATGGCGGCGCCCATGGAGCTGTTCTGCTGgtcagggggctgggggctgccgTCAGTGGACCTGGACAGCCTGGCCGTGCTG ACCTATGCCAGATTTACTGGTGCCCCACTCAAGGTGCACAAGATCACCAACCCCTGGCGGAGTCCTTCAG GAACTCTGCCGGCCCTTCGGACCAGTCATGGAGAGGTCATCTCAGTACCACACAAGATCATCACCCACCTTCGAAAAGAG CAACAGGCTACTGACTGGGCCCAGGCGAGGGGGCCTCCGCAAGAAAAGCTCCTTGCTCTACCTCTGCTGCGCTCAGAGGTCAAG AAGTACAATGCTGATTATGACCTGTCAGCCCGGCAAGGAGCAGACACCTTGGCTTTCATGTCTTTGCTGGAGGAGAAGCTGCTCCCAGTGCTG ATACATACTTTTTGGGTAGACGCCAAGAACTATGTAGAAGTGACCCGGAAGTGGTATGCAGAGGCCATGCCCTTTCCCCTCAACTTCTTCCTGCCTGGCCGCATGCAGCGGCAGTACATGGAACGGCTGCAGCTGCTGTGTGGGGAGCACAGGCCTGGGGAtgaggaggagctggagaaggag CTATACCAGGAGGCCCGAGAATGCCTGACTCTTCTCTCTCAGCGCCTGGGCTCTCAGAAATTCTTCTTTGGAGATGC CCCCGCCTCCCTGGATGCCTTCGTCTTCAGCTACCTGGCCCTGCTGCAACAGGCGAAGCTGCCCAGTGGGAAGCTGCAGGCCCACCTGCGGGGGCTGCACAATCTCTGTGCCTATTGTACCCACATCCTCAGCCTATACTTCCCCTGGGAAGGAG CTGAGGCACCACCTCCACGCCAGACACCAGCGAACCCAGAGACTGAGGAGGAGCCGTACCGGCGCCGGAACCAGATCCTAACCGTGTTGGCGGGGCTGGCAGCCATGGCCGGCTACGCCTTGCTCAGCGGCATTGTCTCCATCCAGCGGGCACCATCTGCCcgggccccaggcacccaggcccTGGGCATGGCTGAGGAGGATGAAGAGGAATGA